The DNA sequence GTGCCGTACGAAGGGCCCGTGCCCGGGTCGAAGCTCGCGTCGGCGGTGCCGTTGGCGTTGAGGCGCAGCAGCCCGCCCGCGCGGGTGAGGCCGCCCACCGTCAGGGGCGAGTTCGAGAAGGCCACCAGCAGGTACTGCCCGTTGCTTTGCAGCTTGGCCCGGTACACGGCGGCCGCCGCGCCAATGTTCTGGTTGAAGGCCGCATCCAGGGAGCCGTCGGCGTTGAAACGCGCCAGGCGGGGCACGGCCGTGCCATTAATGCGCGAGAAGCTCCCGACGACGACCCGCTTGCCATCCGGCTGCTCGGTAACGGAATAGGCAGTACCCGGGGCATAGACCTGCAGGCCCGCCAGGCTCGGCGACAGAGTCTGGGCCGTGGCGGGTGCCCCGGAAAGCGCCACCAGCGCGAGGCCGGAGGCAACTAGTAAAAATGACTTCATTCGATAGGATAGAGGGTGAAAAAGAAGCCGAAATTACCGCCGGGGCCCAGTTTGGGCAAATAAATTTCGACCAACTGCCTGATGGGGCGGTAAAGTCGGCGCCGGACTTCATTGTAGCAGGAACAAGCCCCGGCCCGGCGGCTTCGGCCTACGCCAGCACGAACTTCTTGCCCGGCAGGGCCTTTACCACGCCCCGAAACTCCAGGCCCAGCAGCAGGGTGGCGACTTTGTTCACCGGCAGCTGAGCTTTCCAGCTCAGGTTGTCCATCTGCTCTTCCTTGCTGACCAGCAGCACTTCCAGCAGCTGAAATTCCTCGGCGGTAAAGTCGGCCGGGTCGTAGGTGGGCGTGGGCTTGAACTTGCCGCTCTGGTGCAGGGCCGCGTCCCAGTTCAGGAGCTGCTCCAAATCGGCCGGCTCCCCGTAGAGGGCGGCCTTGTTGGCCTTAATCAGGTCGTGGCAGCCCTCGGAGGCCGCCGAGCCCAGGTTGCCAGGTACCGCCAGCACGTCCTTGTTGTAGCTCAGGGCAATTTCGGCCGTTATCAGGGCTCCGCCTTTGCGGGCCGCTTCCACCACCACCGTGCCGTCGGACAAGCCGGCAATAATTCGATTTCGCGCCGGGAAGTTAAACCGGTCGGGCTGGGTGCCGAAGGCAAACTCGGTGAGCAGGCCGCCCTGGGTGAGCATCTTCTCGGCCGTTTTGCGGTGGGCGGCGGGGTAGAGCACGTCCAGGCCCGTGGCCATGACGCCCACGGTTTCCAGGCCTTCCTGCAAGGCGGCGCGGTGGGCGGCAATGTCGATGCCGTAGGCCAGGCCGCTGACGACCAGGGGGCGGTGCACCACCAGGCCCTGCACCAGCTTTTCGGTTTGCTCCCGGCCGTAGTCGGTGGCCTTGCGCGTGCCCACGATGCCGATGGTTTTGGGCTGGTTCAGATCGGCCGTGCCCTGGTAGTAGAGCAGCACGGGCGCGTCGGGAATGGTTTTAAGCCGGCTGGGGTACTGCTTGCTGGTGTAGAACAAGAGCCGCACCCCGTCTTTTTCGGCCTTGCGCAGCGCGTCTTCGGCCCGCTTCAGGGCCGAAGTCCGCTCGGCCCCGGTGAGCGTGGCCACGGTGGTGGGTCCCACGCCCGGAATCTTGCGCAGCTTGCCCGGGGGCAGCATCAGTACGTTTTTGGCCGAGCCCCCGTAGCTCATCAGCTGCCGCGTGAGCTGCGGCCCGATGCCGGGGAAAAGGGTGAGGGCGACTTCGTGGAAAAGGGTATCGTCGGGAGAAATAGGCATGCTAGAGGTTAGAATAAAGAAATCAGACAATTACAATGCTAAGCTGGGTAATGATTTAGTGTTGCTGGGGTATTTGTTACCAAGTAATTACCTGAAAATCAGTAAGAAGTCGACATGGGCGGTTTTGCGAGTCGAAGCCTACATACGTAGCGTAACTGCCGTCACCCCAGCCTGTTTCGAAAGCCGCTAGCGTGTCACTTTGTGCTGCGTACAGGAAGCCTGTTCTGTAGGCTTTGTTGTCGGGGAGTAATTCAAAACTTTTGACAAACAGCTGCTCGTACGCTGCTTCAGTTGTCAGCTGTTTGCCAAGTGGCTCAATGTGTTCAGCATCAATGAATAGTGCGGTGCCAGCATCTACGGAGAAACCGTAATAAGAGGAGTCGCGGATAGCAAGAGGTTTCTGTCCCGGGAGAAGAGCCAGTTCCCATCTTTTCACAGGCTGGGTTGAAAATAGGATGCGCGCAAAGGCTACTCGTCTATCCCTGTTGAATCGCGCAATAGCCAGTTCTACCGGAAAGCGGCCACGCGGAAACTCCGTTGTGAAAGCCGTAGCGCGCATTGCCACCGGATCGGTGGCAACGATGCGACCGGAAGGCACGGGTAGGGTCCCTAGAAAATCAGTTGTGAAGGCAATGCGGAAGCTGTCTTGCTGGATCTTCGCCCCCGGAAAAAAGCTAGTTTCAAATACGGCTGGTTCGGCCGTAACCTGATAGGGCGTACGCAGGATGGTTTTTTTGCCGGGCTTGACTATGCCACTTGGCGTGGAAGCACAAAAATTGGTAGCTAGGCCACCCACTGCAAACAACAAGTGATAAGCACGCATGAATAGTAGTATCCAGAATGAACAGATGCCTCTAATTATATAATAGCTACCCCTGCTGGGCCTTGCCAATGGCGTCCAGCTCCTTTTTCATGGTTACCAGAAAGCCGCGCACCTTCTCCAGGCTCTGAATCACGTCGATTTTCTCCTTGAGCTGGGGGCCTTTCTGCTTGAGCATGTCGCGCGCGCCGGGAATGGTGTAGCCGCGCTCCTTGACCAGGTGATAAATCGTGCGGAAAATGTCCACGTCCTGGGGCGTGTAGAGGCGGTTGCCCTTCTTGCTTTTGCGCGGGCGCAGCTCCTCAAACTCGGTTTC is a window from the Hymenobacter aquaticus genome containing:
- the dprA gene encoding DNA-processing protein DprA, producing MPISPDDTLFHEVALTLFPGIGPQLTRQLMSYGGSAKNVLMLPPGKLRKIPGVGPTTVATLTGAERTSALKRAEDALRKAEKDGVRLLFYTSKQYPSRLKTIPDAPVLLYYQGTADLNQPKTIGIVGTRKATDYGREQTEKLVQGLVVHRPLVVSGLAYGIDIAAHRAALQEGLETVGVMATGLDVLYPAAHRKTAEKMLTQGGLLTEFAFGTQPDRFNFPARNRIIAGLSDGTVVVEAARKGGALITAEIALSYNKDVLAVPGNLGSAASEGCHDLIKANKAALYGEPADLEQLLNWDAALHQSGKFKPTPTYDPADFTAEEFQLLEVLLVSKEEQMDNLSWKAQLPVNKVATLLLGLEFRGVVKALPGKKFVLA
- a CDS encoding DUF4241 domain-containing protein, which translates into the protein MRAYHLLFAVGGLATNFCASTPSGIVKPGKKTILRTPYQVTAEPAVFETSFFPGAKIQQDSFRIAFTTDFLGTLPVPSGRIVATDPVAMRATAFTTEFPRGRFPVELAIARFNRDRRVAFARILFSTQPVKRWELALLPGQKPLAIRDSSYYGFSVDAGTALFIDAEHIEPLGKQLTTEAAYEQLFVKSFELLPDNKAYRTGFLYAAQSDTLAAFETGWGDGSYATYVGFDSQNRPCRLLTDFQVITW
- a CDS encoding MerR family transcriptional regulator, with protein sequence MPYKERDIEKQYFTIGEVAAQFNVAPSLIRFWETEFEELRPRKSKKGNRLYTPQDVDIFRTIYHLVKERGYTIPGARDMLKQKGPQLKEKIDVIQSLEKVRGFLVTMKKELDAIGKAQQG